One region of Lentimicrobium sp. L6 genomic DNA includes:
- the rfbD gene encoding dTDP-4-dehydrorhamnose reductase translates to MKKILITGSNGQLGNSIRKIEAEYPDFSFVYTDVADLDITNKEEVINFFIEGKFTHAINCAAYTAVDKAQEEFELAKKINAVGPTNMATASRKTKCQFYHISTDYVFNGKKHFPYKEEDACQPPSAYGKTKLIGEEMVLQVNEKSIIIRTSWLYSEFGHNFMKSMLKFGKERDELRVVFDQIGTPTYATDLARAILDMICSGKVASENTIYHFSNEGVASWYDFAVEIMIAAKIDCKVSPIESHEYPLPAPRPFYSVMNKAKIKKDFDVKIPHWRVSMLDCLKILEDQD, encoded by the coding sequence ATGAAAAAGATTTTAATCACCGGCAGTAATGGCCAATTAGGCAACAGTATAAGAAAGATCGAAGCAGAGTATCCTGATTTCAGTTTTGTATATACCGATGTGGCAGATTTAGATATCACCAACAAAGAAGAAGTGATTAACTTCTTTATAGAAGGTAAGTTTACACACGCCATCAATTGTGCTGCATATACAGCAGTAGATAAAGCCCAAGAAGAATTTGAATTGGCTAAAAAGATAAACGCTGTTGGTCCGACCAATATGGCGACAGCTTCAAGAAAAACCAAATGCCAATTTTATCACATATCTACCGATTATGTTTTTAATGGTAAAAAACATTTCCCCTACAAAGAGGAAGATGCCTGTCAACCACCTTCTGCTTATGGAAAAACTAAGCTCATTGGAGAAGAAATGGTACTTCAAGTTAATGAGAAATCCATCATTATTAGAACCTCATGGTTATATTCTGAGTTTGGGCATAATTTCATGAAGTCTATGCTGAAATTTGGTAAAGAAAGAGACGAGTTAAGAGTCGTTTTTGACCAGATTGGAACGCCAACTTATGCCACTGATTTAGCACGTGCCATTCTTGATATGATATGCTCTGGCAAAGTAGCTTCAGAAAATACTATTTATCATTTTAGCAACGAAGGGGTAGCCAGTTGGTATGACTTTGCTGTAGAAATTATGATAGCGGCTAAAATCGATTGTAAAGTCTCCCCCATCGAAAGCCATGAATATCCTTTACCAGCACCAAGACCTTTCTATAGCGTGATGAATAAAGCAAAAATTAAGAAAGATTTTGATGTAAAGATTCCTCATTGGAGGGTAAGTATGTTGGATTGTCTGAAGATTTTGGAAGATCAGGATTAA
- a CDS encoding dihydroorotate dehydrogenase-like protein has protein sequence MDLSVNYMGLKLKNPIIVGSSGLTNSVEKIRDLERQGAGAVVLKSLFEEQILMEQEKANDQNDFDYPEAMDYMKAYAEEYTYADFIQLIRGAKAAVDIPVIASVNCVSMGKWTEFAKKIEDAGADALEINISLLPSDIYKTSAQNEKTYFDIIEAVRKQVNIPIALKMSHYSAGLAHLIRQLSFTKMVDAFVLFNRYYAPDINIDDYSITSAGVLSRPENISDSLRWVALLSGKIKTPIAASTGVHEGEDVIKQILAGAEAVQVVSTLYKHGIVQLSKMLKDIETWMTEKGYTNLDDFRGEISYEKFDEPQAFERIQFMKYFGGFE, from the coding sequence ATGGATTTATCAGTAAATTACATGGGTTTGAAGTTGAAAAACCCTATCATAGTTGGAAGTTCAGGGTTAACAAATTCTGTAGAGAAAATCCGCGACTTGGAAAGACAAGGCGCAGGAGCCGTTGTGCTAAAATCCCTATTTGAGGAGCAAATCCTTATGGAACAGGAAAAAGCCAACGATCAAAACGATTTCGATTATCCTGAAGCAATGGATTATATGAAGGCTTATGCTGAAGAATATACCTATGCCGACTTCATTCAATTGATCAGAGGTGCTAAAGCAGCAGTCGATATTCCTGTAATTGCCAGTGTAAACTGCGTTAGTATGGGAAAATGGACTGAGTTTGCTAAGAAAATTGAGGATGCTGGAGCCGATGCTTTAGAGATTAATATTTCTCTCTTGCCTTCTGATATTTATAAAACTAGTGCTCAAAATGAGAAGACTTATTTTGACATTATTGAAGCGGTCAGAAAACAGGTAAATATTCCAATAGCCTTAAAGATGAGTCATTACTCTGCTGGTTTGGCACATTTAATCCGTCAGCTGAGCTTTACCAAAATGGTAGATGCTTTTGTGCTTTTCAACAGATATTATGCCCCTGATATTAATATTGATGATTATTCTATCACTTCGGCTGGTGTTTTAAGTCGTCCTGAGAATATTTCTGATTCATTACGTTGGGTAGCATTGCTTTCTGGGAAAATCAAAACTCCTATCGCGGCCTCTACTGGAGTGCACGAAGGAGAAGATGTAATTAAACAGATTCTCGCAGGTGCTGAGGCTGTTCAGGTGGTTTCGACATTATATAAGCATGGTATTGTGCAATTATCGAAAATGCTTAAAGACATTGAGACTTGGATGACAGAGAAAGGATATACTAATTTAGATGACTTTAGAGGCGAGATTAGCTATGAGAAATTCGACGAACCACAGGCTTTTGAGAGAATTCAGTTCATGAAATATTTTGGAGGATTTGAATAA
- a CDS encoding long-chain fatty acid--CoA ligase yields MEVRRTFDLLDRYAEKFVIEDAFAIKRNKKWELFSTKDYIDNSHYFAYGLMEMGYKVGDKIATVSNNRPEWNFIDMGLSLGGFIHVPIYPTISESEYAHIFADSGVKMLILSDKLLLKKLSPLAEEATTIREIFTINTIEGEKNYGEILALGKKTEPKHKEALLKHKESISSKDLVTIIYTSGTTGNSKGVMLSHQNLVSNFIATAPVQPMEFGAKVLSFLPLCHVYERMMNYHFQYKGLRIYYAENMGTIADNLKEIKADGFNTVPRLLEKVYDKIVAKGKDLSGIKKVIFFWAVNLGLRYELNGENGWLYEQKLKLARKLVFDKWNEALGGNISTIVSGGSALQPRLARVFHAAGMKVMEGYGLTETGPVIAVNNAYYPNIKFGTVGPVIDGVEVRIAEDGEILCKGPNVMMGYYNAPDLTAEVIDEDGWFHTGDIGVLEDDKFLKITDRKKEIFKLSSGKYVAPQAVENKFKESIFIEQIMVVGENEKFASALVSPNFNHLHFWASKHKVHYRDNMELVRKPEVVARFQKEVNIVNKKLSLTENVKRFRIVCDEWSPNTRELSPTLKLKRKNIYEKYDHILREIYRYSNGNGD; encoded by the coding sequence ATGGAAGTTAGAAGAACATTTGATCTATTAGATCGTTATGCCGAGAAGTTTGTAATTGAGGATGCTTTTGCCATTAAGAGAAATAAAAAGTGGGAATTGTTTTCCACAAAAGATTATATAGATAACTCGCATTATTTTGCATATGGTCTTATGGAAATGGGATATAAAGTAGGTGATAAGATAGCTACAGTTTCCAATAATAGACCAGAATGGAATTTTATTGATATGGGATTATCCTTAGGTGGGTTTATCCATGTTCCAATATATCCAACTATCAGTGAAAGTGAGTATGCCCATATATTTGCAGATAGTGGTGTTAAGATGCTCATTCTAAGTGATAAATTACTATTAAAAAAGCTTAGTCCTTTAGCAGAGGAAGCCACTACTATTAGGGAGATATTCACTATAAATACAATTGAAGGTGAAAAGAATTACGGGGAGATTTTAGCTTTAGGTAAAAAAACTGAGCCTAAGCATAAAGAAGCACTTCTAAAACATAAAGAATCGATAAGTTCAAAGGATTTAGTTACCATTATTTACACATCGGGGACCACAGGAAACTCCAAAGGTGTGATGTTGTCCCATCAGAATTTGGTTTCCAATTTTATTGCCACTGCACCAGTGCAGCCCATGGAGTTTGGAGCTAAAGTATTAAGTTTTTTACCATTATGCCATGTTTATGAGCGCATGATGAATTATCATTTTCAGTATAAGGGCTTGCGAATTTATTATGCTGAAAATATGGGAACCATTGCTGATAATTTAAAAGAAATTAAAGCCGATGGATTTAATACAGTGCCAAGATTGCTCGAAAAAGTGTATGACAAAATTGTGGCGAAAGGAAAAGATCTTTCAGGGATTAAAAAGGTTATATTCTTTTGGGCTGTTAATTTAGGTTTACGATATGAACTAAATGGAGAGAATGGTTGGTTATATGAGCAGAAACTCAAATTAGCTCGAAAGTTGGTTTTTGATAAGTGGAATGAAGCTTTAGGAGGGAATATTAGTACCATAGTTTCTGGAGGGTCCGCTTTACAACCTAGATTGGCCCGTGTTTTTCATGCGGCAGGTATGAAAGTTATGGAGGGCTATGGTTTAACAGAAACAGGGCCTGTAATTGCTGTTAATAATGCTTATTATCCAAATATTAAATTTGGAACTGTGGGCCCTGTTATTGATGGTGTTGAAGTGAGGATAGCTGAGGATGGTGAGATTTTATGCAAAGGACCTAACGTAATGATGGGTTACTATAATGCACCTGATCTTACCGCAGAAGTAATAGATGAAGATGGTTGGTTTCATACTGGAGATATCGGTGTTCTAGAAGATGATAAATTTTTGAAGATTACTGATAGAAAGAAAGAAATCTTTAAATTATCATCAGGAAAGTATGTAGCACCTCAGGCGGTTGAGAATAAATTTAAGGAATCTATCTTCATTGAACAAATAATGGTGGTTGGTGAAAATGAGAAATTTGCAAGTGCTTTGGTTTCGCCAAACTTTAACCATCTGCATTTTTGGGCATCAAAGCATAAGGTACACTATAGAGACAATATGGAGTTGGTGAGAAAACCTGAAGTGGTGGCCCGTTTCCAAAAAGAAGTGAATATCGTTAATAAAAAACTATCTCTAACAGAGAATGTGAAACGATTTAGAATAGTTTGTGATGAGTGGAGTCCAAATACCAGAGAACTCAGCCCAACACTTAAACTTAAACGAAAAAATATTTATGAGAAATATGATCATATCCTTAGAGAAATCTATAGATATTCTAATGGGAATGGAGATTAA
- a CDS encoding 4-hydroxy-3-methylbut-2-enyl diphosphate reductase: MKIEIDPGAGPCFGVEKAIEKAEFILKEKSVLYTVGDLIHNEAEVERLEKLGMKTIAMEQAISGDYPNVLFRAHGEPPSSYDSVKKAKVEVEDATCPIVVSLQKKIAKTFSEIKDGKGQIVLFGKKRHPEVISLMGHCDDKAIVIANIEELELIDFSIPIYLFSQTTKYRSEYYLIKEKIEKKLDELNLLASSQFSFNDSSCKIVARRDEQLRNFVEDKDLIIFVSGTKSSNGRQLFQICKNTGIETYFISRIEDLNREWFVAKNNIGISGATSTPKWLLEEMSLRVKELVSES; encoded by the coding sequence ATGAAGATAGAAATTGATCCAGGAGCAGGACCGTGTTTTGGAGTGGAAAAAGCAATTGAGAAAGCGGAATTTATTTTGAAAGAAAAATCGGTTTTGTATACGGTTGGAGACCTGATTCATAATGAAGCAGAAGTAGAGCGTCTTGAAAAGCTTGGAATGAAAACTATTGCCATGGAGCAGGCCATATCTGGTGATTATCCCAATGTCTTGTTTAGAGCTCATGGCGAGCCTCCATCATCTTATGATAGTGTAAAAAAGGCCAAAGTGGAGGTAGAAGATGCTACTTGTCCTATTGTTGTCAGCCTACAAAAGAAGATAGCTAAAACCTTTTCTGAAATTAAAGATGGGAAGGGACAGATTGTTTTATTTGGAAAGAAAAGGCATCCTGAAGTCATTAGCTTAATGGGGCATTGTGATGATAAAGCAATAGTAATAGCAAATATTGAGGAGCTTGAGCTTATCGACTTCTCTATACCTATTTACTTGTTCTCTCAAACTACTAAATACCGCTCTGAGTATTATTTAATTAAAGAAAAAATCGAAAAGAAATTGGATGAGTTAAATTTGTTAGCCTCCTCTCAATTTAGTTTTAATGACAGTAGTTGTAAGATTGTAGCTAGAAGAGATGAGCAACTCAGAAATTTTGTTGAAGATAAGGATTTAATTATATTCGTTAGTGGTACAAAGAGTTCCAATGGAAGGCAATTGTTTCAAATATGCAAAAATACTGGCATAGAAACTTACTTTATTAGTCGAATTGAGGATCTTAATAGAGAATGGTTTGTTGCAAAGAATAATATAGGAATCTCTGGAGCAACATCTACCCCAAAATGGTTATTGGAGGAAATGAGTTTACGAGTAAAAGAGCTGGTCTCAGAAAGTTAA
- a CDS encoding ferredoxin--NADP reductase, with protein MIELNSVVTQILQVSPIMKIVRVKPVGWEFPEFKGGQFVALALPGSAERCDSATDEFETPEDPDKLIKRAYSIASTSTADYVEFYITLVHSGALTPRLFNLNIGDKVFMGKKGVGMFTLDSVVPEKNIVLIATGTGVAPYMSMLRSDALKRKGNIMVVHGAANSWDLGYSSELQLLESMFDQFTYLPTITEPQKEPAGWGGDTRFIEKIWEGGVAKEKWGFDPTADDTEIFLCGNPRMIESMVALLEKDGFTEHTKKVPGQIHVEEF; from the coding sequence ATGATTGAATTAAATAGTGTAGTAACACAAATATTACAAGTTTCACCTATCATGAAGATAGTTCGTGTGAAACCAGTAGGTTGGGAATTCCCAGAGTTTAAAGGTGGTCAGTTTGTGGCTTTAGCATTACCCGGTTCTGCTGAAAGGTGCGATTCAGCAACTGATGAATTTGAAACTCCTGAAGATCCTGATAAATTGATAAAGAGAGCTTATTCTATTGCTTCTACTTCTACAGCTGATTATGTAGAATTTTATATCACTTTGGTGCATTCTGGAGCTTTGACTCCACGTTTGTTCAATTTGAATATTGGTGATAAAGTTTTCATGGGTAAAAAAGGTGTTGGAATGTTTACTTTGGATTCTGTTGTTCCTGAGAAAAACATTGTATTAATTGCTACTGGAACTGGTGTGGCTCCATACATGAGTATGCTTCGTTCTGATGCATTAAAACGTAAAGGTAATATCATGGTAGTTCATGGTGCTGCTAATAGCTGGGACTTGGGATATTCAAGTGAATTACAGCTTTTAGAAAGCATGTTCGATCAGTTTACTTATTTACCTACTATTACTGAGCCTCAGAAAGAACCTGCAGGTTGGGGTGGTGATACCCGATTTATTGAAAAAATCTGGGAAGGTGGAGTAGCAAAAGAAAAATGGGGATTTGACCCAACAGCTGATGATACAGAGATATTCTTATGCGGAAACCCAAGAATGATTGAAAGTATGGTTGCTCTTCTTGAAAAAGATGGGTTTACTGAGCATACTAAAAAAGTACCAGGTCAAATTCACGTAGAGGAATTTTAA
- a CDS encoding UDP-glucuronic acid decarboxylase family protein, with protein sequence MIRKKILVTGGAGFVGSHLIDRLLKDGNEVICVDNYFTGQKQNIVHLMGNPYFEYIRHDITMPFFIEVDEIYNLACPASPVHYQYNPIKTVKTSVAGAINMLGLAKRINAKILQASTSEVYGDPKVHPQTEDYWGHVNPIGTRSCYDEGKRVAETLFFNYHWQNKVRIKIIRIFNTYGPRMHPHDGRVVSNFIVQALQGKDITLYGDGMQTRSFQYVDDLVEGMVRMMATREDFTGPVNVGNPNEFTIRELAEQVIELTGTKSKLVFEDLPSDDPMQRQPDITLAKKELDWQPNIQLKEGLTKTIDYFKKIVIH encoded by the coding sequence ATGATACGGAAGAAAATACTAGTCACCGGAGGAGCTGGTTTTGTGGGTTCTCATCTAATTGACAGATTATTAAAAGATGGAAATGAAGTTATTTGTGTAGACAATTACTTCACCGGCCAAAAACAGAATATCGTTCACTTAATGGGCAATCCCTATTTTGAATATATTCGTCACGATATTACCATGCCTTTCTTTATAGAGGTGGATGAAATATATAATTTAGCTTGCCCTGCCTCACCAGTTCACTATCAATATAATCCTATTAAAACTGTAAAAACATCAGTTGCGGGAGCCATCAACATGCTTGGATTAGCAAAGAGAATCAACGCTAAAATACTACAGGCTTCCACAAGTGAAGTATATGGAGATCCCAAGGTACACCCTCAAACAGAGGATTATTGGGGCCATGTAAACCCCATTGGAACTAGATCTTGTTACGACGAAGGAAAACGTGTGGCAGAAACACTCTTCTTCAATTATCATTGGCAAAACAAGGTGAGAATTAAAATCATTAGAATTTTTAATACCTACGGTCCTAGGATGCATCCTCATGACGGAAGGGTAGTTTCTAACTTTATTGTTCAAGCATTACAAGGCAAAGATATTACCTTATATGGTGATGGAATGCAAACGCGTAGCTTCCAATATGTAGATGATCTGGTAGAAGGTATGGTTAGAATGATGGCTACTCGTGAGGATTTTACAGGACCTGTGAATGTGGGTAATCCTAACGAATTTACCATTAGAGAACTGGCAGAACAGGTTATTGAACTTACTGGAACAAAGTCTAAGTTGGTATTTGAAGACCTCCCATCTGACGATCCCATGCAGCGCCAGCCTGATATCACTCTTGCCAAAAAAGAATTAGATTGGCAGCCAAATATTCAATTAAAAGAAGGCTTGACAAAAACGATTGATTACTTTAAAAAGATTGTTATTCATTAA
- a CDS encoding UDP-glucose/GDP-mannose dehydrogenase family protein: MKITIVGTGYVGLVTGACFSEVGIDVTCVDIDELKIENLKKGIIPIYEPGLEDLVHRNVKKGRLHFSTKLSECLDGAEVVFGAVGTPPDEDGSADLKYVLEVAKEVGRHMNDYLLMVTKSTVPVGTAEKVRKALQGELDNRDSKLEFDVCSNPEFLKEGAAVSDFLKPDRIVVGCDTDKAKKTMERLYKPFTMNGHPVVFMDVTSAEMTKYAANSMLATKISFMNDIANLCEIVGADVNSVRRGIGSDSRIGTKFIYPGTGYGGSCFPKDVKALIKTADDFSYSLKVLKAVEEVNEAQKSILITKLNKHFNHDLKGKTFALWGLAFKPQTDDMREAPSLVIIRKLLEAGANVKAYDPVAMEEAGRILGDKIEYGQDQYDVLIDSDALIIATEWPEFKFPNFNIIKKLLKNPVIVDGRNVYDLDEMKDREIDYYCIGINTKK; encoded by the coding sequence ATGAAAATAACAATCGTAGGAACTGGTTATGTGGGCTTAGTAACTGGTGCATGTTTTAGTGAAGTAGGTATCGACGTAACTTGCGTGGATATTGATGAACTCAAAATTGAAAACCTTAAAAAAGGTATCATTCCAATCTACGAGCCTGGACTGGAAGATCTAGTACATAGAAATGTAAAAAAAGGGAGACTTCATTTTAGCACAAAGCTTTCTGAATGCTTAGATGGAGCTGAAGTAGTATTTGGAGCAGTAGGTACCCCACCAGATGAAGATGGTAGTGCTGACCTAAAATACGTTCTAGAAGTAGCTAAAGAAGTTGGACGTCATATGAATGACTATCTATTAATGGTCACCAAAAGCACAGTACCTGTTGGTACAGCAGAAAAAGTAAGAAAAGCATTACAAGGAGAGTTAGATAACCGTGACTCTAAACTTGAATTTGATGTATGTTCAAATCCAGAATTCCTTAAGGAAGGCGCTGCAGTATCTGATTTTCTTAAACCAGACCGAATTGTTGTAGGCTGTGACACAGACAAAGCCAAAAAAACGATGGAAAGACTATATAAACCATTTACCATGAATGGTCACCCTGTGGTTTTTATGGATGTCACTTCTGCAGAAATGACCAAATATGCAGCCAACAGTATGCTGGCCACAAAAATCAGTTTCATGAACGATATAGCCAATCTATGCGAAATTGTTGGAGCCGATGTAAATTCAGTGAGAAGAGGAATAGGTTCAGATTCAAGAATTGGAACTAAATTTATTTATCCTGGTACAGGTTATGGCGGCTCCTGCTTCCCAAAAGATGTTAAAGCTCTTATTAAAACCGCAGATGACTTTTCTTATAGTTTAAAAGTGTTAAAAGCTGTTGAAGAAGTTAACGAGGCACAAAAGTCTATTTTAATCACTAAACTGAATAAGCACTTTAATCATGATTTAAAAGGTAAAACATTTGCTTTATGGGGACTCGCCTTTAAACCACAAACCGATGATATGAGAGAAGCTCCAAGCTTAGTAATCATCAGAAAGCTTCTTGAAGCTGGAGCAAATGTGAAAGCTTATGACCCTGTTGCAATGGAAGAAGCAGGAAGAATATTAGGTGATAAAATTGAATATGGACAAGATCAATATGATGTATTGATCGATTCTGATGCCCTTATCATTGCTACAGAATGGCCAGAATTCAAATTCCCGAACTTCAATATTATTAAGAAACTATTAAAAAACCCTGTTATTGTTGATGGTCGTAACGTATACGACCTCGATGAAATGAAAGACAGGGAGATAGATTATTATTGTATTGGAATAAATACTAAAAAATAA